GATGCTGACTGGACTAAAGCAATGAATCTGGTTGTAAAGACTTTCAGGGAGCAGCAGAGAAAAGATGGTAACGGACCGTATAAATTTCAAAGAAAAACAGAGAGACAGCTGGATACATTGAACAATGATGGGTGGGGTAATCCCGTTAATCCGGTTGGTTTGATTGTATCTTCTTTCAGACCTTCTGATGATGCAACTACTTTCCAGTTTCTTGTACCTTCTAATCTTTTTGCAGTTACGTCTCTTAGACAGGTTGCCGAGATAGCCCAAAAGGTTACTAATGATACAGAACTTGCTGCTAAATGTACCGAATTGGCTGATGAAGTTGAAGAAGCAATCAGGAAATATGCAATAGTTGAGCATCCAAAATATGGTAAAGTATATGCTTTTGAAGTGGATGGTTTCGGAAATGCTTATTTTATGGATGATGCTAATGTGCCGAGTTTGCTGGCTATGCCCTATCTTGATACAATAGATGTTAATGATCCAATCTATCAGAATACCAGAAAACTTGTATTGAGTGAAGATAATCCTTATTTCTTCAGAGGGACTGCAGGTGAAGGTATTGGCGGACCTCATATTGGTTATGACATGATCTGGCCAATGAGTATTATTATGAGAGCAAAAACAAGTAACAGTGATGAGGAGATAAAGCACTGCCTGAGAATGTTGCGAGATACAGATGCAAATACAGGATTTATGCATGAGTCATTCCATAAAGATGATCCTGCTAAATTTACAAGAAGTTGGTTTGCCTGGGTTAATACACTATTTGGAGAACTAATAGTGAATCTTGAATCCAAAAACAGGATGGATCTGGTAAATAGCTTATGATAATAACCGATAAATACTTAATAATAAATTAATAAAACATGAAGAAAATTATTTTTGTTTTTACTATAGTGTTATTCACTATTGTTTCAACAGGTAAATTAAAAGCAGGATCTTTTAGTGATCCTGTTGATTATGTAAACATTCTCATGGGGACACAATCTGAGTTTGCTTTATCTAACGGAAATACATATCCTGCAGTTGCAAGACCATGGGGAATGAATTTCTGGACACCACAGACTAGAAAAATTGGTGATGGATGGCAGTATGTTTATACTGATAATAAACTTAATGGTTTTAAACAGACTCATCAGCCAAGTCCATGGATGAACGATTATGGTCAGTTTTCAATTTTTCCAATGGTCGATAAGGTAGAGTTTGATCAGGAAAAGAGAGCGAGCTGGTATTCACACAAGGCTGAAATAGCAAAACCATATTATTACAGTGCTTACCTTGCTGACTATGATATTACCACAGAAGTTACTCCAACTGAACGTGCTGCTATTTTCAGGTTTACATTTCCTGAATCAGATAGTGCATTTGTTCTGGTTGATGCATTTAACAGAGGATCTTCTGTAGAGATTATACCTTCTAAAAATGCAATCATTGGTTACACAACTCGCAATAGTGGTGGTGTACCTCAGAATTTCAAGAATTACTTTGTAGTTGTATTCGATAAACCTTTCGAATATACATTGACAGTAAGTGACAGCATTCTGCAACAAGGTGTTAACAAAGCAGAGGCGGCTCATACAGGAGCATTTATTGGTTTTTCAACTGGTAGAGGTGAAAAGGTGATAGCAAAAGTTGCTTCTTCTTTTATAAGCTATGATCAGGCTTGGCTGAACCTTAAAGAGGTTGACGGCAAGGATTTTGACACTGTAAAACAAGAGGGACGTGATTCATGGAATGATGTTCTTGGAAGAATTGAAATAGAGGGTGGAAATCTGGACCAACAGCGCACATTCTATTCAACATTATATAGATCAACACTTTTCCCACGTAAGTTTTATGAAATCGACGCTAAGGGTAATGTAGTTCATTATAGTCCATATAACGGAGAAGTACTTCCAGGATTTATGTATACAGACACTGGTTTCTGGGATACGTTCCGTGCTCTCTTCCCATTGCTTAATCTTGTGTATCCGTCAGTAAATCAGGAAATACAGGAAGGTCTTGTTAATACTTACAAAGAGAGTGGATTCCTGCCTGAGTGGGCTAGTCCCGGACACAGAGGAATTATGATAGGTAATAATTCAGCATCAGTGGTAGCGGATGCTTACCTAAAGGGATTGCGTGGTTATGATATCGAAACACTTTATGAAGGTATGATTCATGGTACCGAGAATGTTCATCCAAGAGTTTCTTCTACAGGAAGACGTGGTCATGAGTATTATAATACATTGGGATATGTGCCTTATGATGTGAAAATTAATGAGAATGCTGCAAGAACTTTGGAATATGCGTATGCAGACTGGACAATTTACAGACTTGCAAAAGAGCTTAAAAGACCGCAAAGTGAAATTGATTTATATGCTAAGCGTAGTCAGAATTACAGAAATCTGTATTCTCCAGAACATAAATTGATGCGAGGAAAGAATAAGGATGGCAGTTTCCAATCACCTTTCAGTCCTACTAAATGGGGAGATGCTTTTACAGAAGGTAACAGCTGGCACTATACTTGGTCGGTTTTCCACGATGTTCAAGGTTTAATAGACCTGATGGGTGGAAACAAAGAGTTTGTAAAGATGTTAGACTCGGTATTCATTATGCCTCCAATTTTTGATGATAGCTATTATAGAGGTGTTATTCATGAGATTCGTGAAATGCAGATAATGAATATGGGTCAGTATGCACATGGTAATCAGCCAATTCAGCATATGATATATCTATATAACTATGCAGCTGAACCATGGAAAGCCCAATACTGGCTGCGTGAGGTGATGGATAAACTATATGCACCTACTCCTGATGGTTACTGTGGTGATGAAGATAACGGTCAGACTTCAGCCTGGTACGTATTCTCATCTATGGGATTTTATCCTGTTTGTCCCGGTAGTGATGAATATGTGATTGGTTCGCCATTGTTTGAGAAGATGACGATAAATCTTGAGAACGGAAAGAAGGTAGTAATAAATGCTCCGGGTAACAAGCATGAAACAAGGTTTGTAAAGAATATCAAGCTGGATGGTAAGGATTACTCTAAGAACTACTTTAACCATTCTTATCTAATGAATGGTGCAACTATTGACTTTACAATGTCAGAAGAGCCTAACAAGACAAGAGGTATTGAAAAGTCTGATGCTCCTTATTCTTTTTCAAATGAAAACAAATAGTAATATCAGGAAGTAAGTACAAAAAAAGACCGGCTCAAATGAGTCGGTCTTTTTTTGATAGTTGCGGAGGCAGGATTCGAACCCACGACCTTTGGGTTATGAGCCCAACGAGCTACCACTGCTCCACTCCGCGATAATGTTTGTTCCCTAATGGGAGTGCAAAGATAGAAAAAGATTTCATAAAAACAAAATCTAAGCGAATCTTTTTTATTTATCCTTGAAGTTCCACTGGAAAACACTACATTTGATACAAAATTAAAAAAGGATGTCTGATAGTTTAGTAATTATTCCAACTTACAACGAGAAAGAAAATATCGAGAGTATAATACGAACGGTATTTAATCTTGAAAAGCAGTTTCATATACTGGTTATTGATGATGGATCACCTGATGGTACGGCGAATATTGTACATCGACTTATATCAGATGAGTTCTCAGACAAACTATTTATAGAAGAGAGAAAAGGGAAAATGGGACTGGGTACTGCTTACATTCACGGATTCAAATGGGCATTGGCACGTTCTTATGAATATATATTTGAGATGGATGCTGATTTTTCTCATGATCCGAATGATCTTCCCAGATTATACTCAGCATGTCATGACGAAGGATATGATGTTTCTGTTGGATCGCGTTACTCAACAGGTGTGAATGTTGTTAACTGGCCAATGGGGAGGGTTCTTATGTCCTATTTCGCATCTAAATATGTGAGGATTATCACTGGTCTGAAAGTTCATGATACAACAGCCGGGTTTGTTTGTTACAGGAGAAAAGTTCTCGAAACAATAGATCTTGATAATATCAAATTCAAGGGCTATGCATTTCAGATTGAGATGAAATATTCAGCTTCTTACCTTGGTTTTAAAGTTAAAGAGGTATCGGTGATATTTGTAAACAGACGATTGGGAACGTCAAAAATGAATACTAGTATTTTCGGGGAGGCTTTTTTTGGAGTTATTATTTTACGCTGGCGTAGTTTTACTGGAAAAATAAAACCAAAAGTCAAATTAGTAAGTGGTGAGTGATGATACTGATAAATAAAGCTACAATAATAAATGAGGGCAGTTCTTTTATTGGCTCTGTATTAATTGAAGGGGAGAAAATTTCTGAAATTTTCAGAGATGATGTACCAGAAGGTATATTTAATTCATGTAATAAAGTTATTGATGCACGTGGGTTGTATCTTATGCCGGGTGTTATTGATGATCAGGTTCATTTCAGGGATCCGGGACTTACCCACAAGGGTGATTTCTACACTGAAAGCAGGGCTGGTGTTGCAGGTGGAGTAACCTCATATATGGAGATGCCTAATACAAAACCGCAGACTATAACTAATGATGATCTTTTTAGAAAATTAGAAATGGCAGCAGAGAAATCTGCTTCTAATTTTTCGTTTTATCTTGGTGCGACCAACGACAATATTTCTGAACTAAAAAAAATTGATAAAAAGTATGTGTGCGGGGTAAAGGTATTTATGGGTGCTTCTACAGGCAACATGCTGGTAAATAATGAGAGAGCACTGCAGCAAATATTTGCTGAGGTGGACTCTCTTATTGCTACTCATTGTGAGAAAGAGGAGATTATTCGAGATAACGTAGATATTTATAAAAAGAAATTTGGTGAGAATATTCCTATTAAGTATCACCCTATAATAAGAAGTGCGGAAGCTTGCTATCAATCCTCTGCACAGGCAATTGAACTTGCTGATAAATATGGTTCCAGACTTCATGTTTTACACTTGTCAACTGCCCTTGAGATGAGTTTGTTGAGTAATTCACCTTTGGAGGACAAAAAAATTACAGGTGAGGTTTGTGTTCATCATCTCTGGTTTACAGACAAGGATTATGAAAGACTTGGAACAAAAATAAAATGGAATCCGGCTGTAAAGTCGGTCGAAGACAGAAACGCAATTCGCGAAGCATTGATTACTGGAAAACTTGATGTGGTCGCTACAGATCATGCTCCTCATTTATTAAGTGAGAAAGAGGGAGGATGTTTGCAGGCTGCATCGGGAGGACCATTGGTTCAGCATTCTTTGCAGGTTATGTTGGAGCTTGCTCACGAAGGGTTATTCACTAAGGAGTTTATAGTGGAAAAGATGTGTCATGCACCTGCTAAACTTTTTGGTGTGAAGGGTCGCGGTTTTATTCGTAAAGGTTATTATGCAGATCTTGTTCTTATTGACCCTTCTGAGACATATACTGTAACTGATAAAAATATCTTATATAAATGTGGATGGTCACCGTTTGAAGGTGAGACATTCCATAATTCAATTAATAAAACATTTATAAACGGTCAGATTGCTTTTGAAGATGGTGTAGTTTCTGAAAAACTATTCGGTAAAGCACTCGAGTTTGAAAATTATTAAAACCTTTTCAAGTGAAATTTTTGTTTACTGTTCAGGGTGAGGGCAGAGGGCATTATACACAGGCCTTATCGCTTTCAGCTATTCTCAGAAAGCATGGGCATGAAGTTGCAGCTGTACTGGTAGGTACAAGTGAATCCAGGCAGATACCTTCATTTTTCAAAGAAAAGATTCAGGCACCAGTGTATGAATATAGTAGTCCTAATTTTACATCATTCTATAAAGATAAGAAGCCAAATATTTTTTTGAGTGTGCTGAACAACTTTTCCCGTCCCTTTATATACAGGAAGAGTTTACAATTGGTAAGGGATAAAATTGAGGAGATTAGACCTGATGTTGTGATTAACTTTTATGAGATGATCACAGGGATGGTTTATCAAATTTATAAGCCTGATAGAAAGCTGGGAATCCCTATGATATGTCTGGCACACCAGTATATATTGTTGAATAATAATTATAAAACATCCAGAGAGCAGGATGTGAAATATTATCTGCTTAGAATGCTCTCGAGAATTACTTCACGCAGAGCATCAAAAATACTGGCACTCTCATTTCGTGATATTCCCTGCTCAGGGAAAGTGAAAACAGTACCACCACTTCTACGCTCTGAAGTTTTTAGTATTAAACCTTCTGAAGGTGATTACATACATGGTTATATGTTAAATACCGGATTTTATGATGAGGTATTTAACTGGCATATTAAAAATCCGGATATACCTTTGAGATTTTTCTGGGATAAAAAAGATGCTGAAGAAGTGACAAAGATTGATGAGAATTTTATTCTTTACACTCTGAATGATAATAACTTCTTACAAAGTATGGCGGGCAGTAAAGCGTATGCTACTACCTCCGGCTTTGAATCTGTGTGTGAGGCACTTTATTTCAGAAAACCAATATTGATGATTCCTGTGCATGTTGAACAGGAGTTTAATGCTTATGATGCGGGACTCTCAGGTGCAGGTGTGACTGGCAAAAAGTTTAATCTTGATGAGCTGATTAACTTTATACCTAAATATTCACCCGATGAGAAATTCCGCAATTGGGTACATAAAGCAGAAGAGATCTACATTAAAGAAATAACAGGTGAACAGTTATAACCCTACCGAGTCCCTGTAAAAATCCAGAGCTTCAAAAAACAACTCTTTATCTGCAGTTTGATCAATCTGAACAGTGCCGATATCTGAGAGAAGTGTGAAATTGATTATACCACCTTGATTTTTCTTGTCGTGACCGGTTATTTCATACAACTGTTCATAGTTGTCGCATGTGATATCAAAAGCACCGTAGTTCTGTTGTATGAATCGTACTGTCTCCTGAAGTTTATCTTTTGGAAAGCCACATAATCTGTGTGAGAGATATAGCTCAACTATGATACCCCAAGCTACTGCATAACCGTGGAGAATTGGGCTGCTTTTTGAAATGGCAAAACTTTCGAATGCATGTGCAGTTGTATGTCCCAGGTTTAAAGCTTTTCTTATGTTTTTCTCGAATGGATCCTTTTCAACAATCTCTCTTTTTATTCCAACAGATCGGAATACAAGTTCGTTCAGTCTTGAGTAATCGATATCGTTGAGAGGGAATGATAGGATCTCTTGCAAGTCAGATTCAGAGTGTATAAGAGCATGTTTAATCATTTCAGCATAGCCTGAAAGGATGCCTTTGTGACCAAGTGAGTGAAAAAAATCGGTAGATATAATTACATAATCGGCAGGGTAAAAAGAGCCTATCTCATTTTTATATCCTCCGAAATTAATACCTGTTTTTCCTCCAACAGCCGCATCTATAGCTCCAAGCAACGTTGTTGGTATATTTATATATTTTATACCTCTTTTGAAAGTTGCCGCAGCAAATCCTCCAAGATCGGTAACCATACCCCCTCCCAGGTTTATAAGCAGTGAGTGGCGGGTGGCACCCTTTTCGGTGAGAACTCTCCATACTTTACACAAATTCTCAACAGTTTTATTGGTGTCATCTGCCGGAATTGAGATGTTGACTGCTTCTTGAATGATTCTACTTTTTTCGATAAGAGGGTAACAGTTGATTACTGTATTTTGATCAGTCAGAAGGTAAAGTTTGTCATAATTGATACTTCTTACCGCTTTCTCTATATCCTCTATTATATTGTCACTTTTTATTATTTGCTGCATTACTTAGATATTTCACTATTTTTTTTATTATCAAGTGCTTGATAAAGCTCTTCCTGAATTCTTTCCCTGATTTCGAGCGAAGATAGTCTGTCAGGAGACCTGGCTGGATTCACTCTGTTAGATAGAAATATATATATCATATTGTTTGTTGGATCTACCCAAAAGCAGGTGCCAGTAAAACCTGTATGACCATATACTTCAATTGGGGTGCCGGGACTGGTTGGATTTGCTTTTGAGTTCCTGGGGTCCGGCTTATCAAAACCCATTCCCCTTCTGCTGATACTGCTCTTTGCAGTAGTGAACAGTTCAACTGTCTCCTTGCTTAAAAAGCGTTCACCACCATATTCACCTTTGTTTAACCACATTTGATAAAGCTTAGCCAGATCATTGGCATTTGAAAATAGTCCCGCATTACCTGATATGCCACCAAAAAGTGCTGCACCCTCGTCATGCACATAACCCCTTAGATGTTGTTTACGGAAAAAAGGATCATTTTCAGTTGGCGCAATTATGTCGGCAGACATATATTTCAGAGGTTGGAAAGTAGTAGAAACTGAGCCAAGTTTGTCATAAAAATTGTTTTGAACAAAATTGTTGAGGTCTACGCCTGAAATATTTTCAACAGTCTCTTTTAGCAGCATAAAATTAAGACAACTGTAGCGGTACTGACCAACTCTCTGCAGTGGTGTGTCAATAACTTCTTTAAGAAGTGCAGAATGCATTTTGTCGCTTGCATACATGTTTTCTGCAACAGGCATATAAAATTCATCTGATGCTTTAGAAGAGATCATATCAGGATAGAACTTGTAGTCGGTGCGTCCCCATGCTCCTGCATAATGGGCATGAAAAGTATTGGAACGTGATCCGAAAAGAGAACCTGTATAACTGTTTTTATCTATTGCGGTTACGTAATAGGGGATGAATGATACA
This window of the Lascolabacillus massiliensis genome carries:
- a CDS encoding polyprenol monophosphomannose synthase, whose amino-acid sequence is MSDSLVIIPTYNEKENIESIIRTVFNLEKQFHILVIDDGSPDGTANIVHRLISDEFSDKLFIEERKGKMGLGTAYIHGFKWALARSYEYIFEMDADFSHDPNDLPRLYSACHDEGYDVSVGSRYSTGVNVVNWPMGRVLMSYFASKYVRIITGLKVHDTTAGFVCYRRKVLETIDLDNIKFKGYAFQIEMKYSASYLGFKVKEVSVIFVNRRLGTSKMNTSIFGEAFFGVIILRWRSFTGKIKPKVKLVSGE
- a CDS encoding glycosyltransferase family protein, producing the protein MKFLFTVQGEGRGHYTQALSLSAILRKHGHEVAAVLVGTSESRQIPSFFKEKIQAPVYEYSSPNFTSFYKDKKPNIFLSVLNNFSRPFIYRKSLQLVRDKIEEIRPDVVINFYEMITGMVYQIYKPDRKLGIPMICLAHQYILLNNNYKTSREQDVKYYLLRMLSRITSRRASKILALSFRDIPCSGKVKTVPPLLRSEVFSIKPSEGDYIHGYMLNTGFYDEVFNWHIKNPDIPLRFFWDKKDAEEVTKIDENFILYTLNDNNFLQSMAGSKAYATTSGFESVCEALYFRKPILMIPVHVEQEFNAYDAGLSGAGVTGKKFNLDELINFIPKYSPDEKFRNWVHKAEEIYIKEITGEQL
- a CDS encoding GH92 family glycosyl hydrolase; the protein is MKKIIFVFTIVLFTIVSTGKLKAGSFSDPVDYVNILMGTQSEFALSNGNTYPAVARPWGMNFWTPQTRKIGDGWQYVYTDNKLNGFKQTHQPSPWMNDYGQFSIFPMVDKVEFDQEKRASWYSHKAEIAKPYYYSAYLADYDITTEVTPTERAAIFRFTFPESDSAFVLVDAFNRGSSVEIIPSKNAIIGYTTRNSGGVPQNFKNYFVVVFDKPFEYTLTVSDSILQQGVNKAEAAHTGAFIGFSTGRGEKVIAKVASSFISYDQAWLNLKEVDGKDFDTVKQEGRDSWNDVLGRIEIEGGNLDQQRTFYSTLYRSTLFPRKFYEIDAKGNVVHYSPYNGEVLPGFMYTDTGFWDTFRALFPLLNLVYPSVNQEIQEGLVNTYKESGFLPEWASPGHRGIMIGNNSASVVADAYLKGLRGYDIETLYEGMIHGTENVHPRVSSTGRRGHEYYNTLGYVPYDVKINENAARTLEYAYADWTIYRLAKELKRPQSEIDLYAKRSQNYRNLYSPEHKLMRGKNKDGSFQSPFSPTKWGDAFTEGNSWHYTWSVFHDVQGLIDLMGGNKEFVKMLDSVFIMPPIFDDSYYRGVIHEIREMQIMNMGQYAHGNQPIQHMIYLYNYAAEPWKAQYWLREVMDKLYAPTPDGYCGDEDNGQTSAWYVFSSMGFYPVCPGSDEYVIGSPLFEKMTINLENGKKVVINAPGNKHETRFVKNIKLDGKDYSKNYFNHSYLMNGATIDFTMSEEPNKTRGIEKSDAPYSFSNENK
- a CDS encoding glycoside hydrolase family 125 protein, yielding MTTRRNFLKKTAAGLTAFAVNPKKAAAESLSLNNLSQSALYSSKRPAPGERNFTSVAVEQTITRVKSKIKDQKLAWMFENCFPNTLDTTVNFSILNGKPDTFVITGDIDAMWLRDSSAQVWPYMPLSKQDNRLKQMIAGVINRQTKCILIDPYANAFNNEPKPDNEWMSDMTDMNPMLHERKWEIDSLAYPIRLAYNYWKTTGDTSVFDADWTKAMNLVVKTFREQQRKDGNGPYKFQRKTERQLDTLNNDGWGNPVNPVGLIVSSFRPSDDATTFQFLVPSNLFAVTSLRQVAEIAQKVTNDTELAAKCTELADEVEEAIRKYAIVEHPKYGKVYAFEVDGFGNAYFMDDANVPSLLAMPYLDTIDVNDPIYQNTRKLVLSEDNPYFFRGTAGEGIGGPHIGYDMIWPMSIIMRAKTSNSDEEIKHCLRMLRDTDANTGFMHESFHKDDPAKFTRSWFAWVNTLFGELIVNLESKNRMDLVNSL
- a CDS encoding dihydroorotase, producing MILINKATIINEGSSFIGSVLIEGEKISEIFRDDVPEGIFNSCNKVIDARGLYLMPGVIDDQVHFRDPGLTHKGDFYTESRAGVAGGVTSYMEMPNTKPQTITNDDLFRKLEMAAEKSASNFSFYLGATNDNISELKKIDKKYVCGVKVFMGASTGNMLVNNERALQQIFAEVDSLIATHCEKEEIIRDNVDIYKKKFGENIPIKYHPIIRSAEACYQSSAQAIELADKYGSRLHVLHLSTALEMSLLSNSPLEDKKITGEVCVHHLWFTDKDYERLGTKIKWNPAVKSVEDRNAIREALITGKLDVVATDHAPHLLSEKEGGCLQAASGGPLVQHSLQVMLELAHEGLFTKEFIVEKMCHAPAKLFGVKGRGFIRKGYYADLVLIDPSETYTVTDKNILYKCGWSPFEGETFHNSINKTFINGQIAFEDGVVSEKLFGKALEFENY
- the aroB gene encoding 3-dehydroquinate synthase, with product MQQIIKSDNIIEDIEKAVRSINYDKLYLLTDQNTVINCYPLIEKSRIIQEAVNISIPADDTNKTVENLCKVWRVLTEKGATRHSLLINLGGGMVTDLGGFAAATFKRGIKYINIPTTLLGAIDAAVGGKTGINFGGYKNEIGSFYPADYVIISTDFFHSLGHKGILSGYAEMIKHALIHSESDLQEILSFPLNDIDYSRLNELVFRSVGIKREIVEKDPFEKNIRKALNLGHTTAHAFESFAISKSSPILHGYAVAWGIIVELYLSHRLCGFPKDKLQETVRFIQQNYGAFDITCDNYEQLYEITGHDKKNQGGIINFTLLSDIGTVQIDQTADKELFFEALDFYRDSVGL